A region from the Musa acuminata AAA Group cultivar baxijiao chromosome BXJ1-10, Cavendish_Baxijiao_AAA, whole genome shotgun sequence genome encodes:
- the LOC135595289 gene encoding probable adenylate kinase 7, mitochondrial isoform X1, translated as MSGIHRLGALAARSLARRAFSPPPMHRRSFGAAALAEVEYWTEWEEEEHGRYAAAAATDACGEREPRRVQWVFMGSPGVQRHVYATRVAELLDVPYISMGSLVRQELNPNSSLYKKIANVVNEGRLVPEEIIFGLLSKRLEEGYQRGEIGFILDGIPRTRIQAEILDQIANIDLVVNLQCRDDCLVKKHFGADICSHCGKTFDSSNSESTSLNLCLATRTRHAQLKSSAAVDMKDSCMEKFRVYSEQIKQLEEYYMKQKKLLDVQVTGGPGETWQGLLAALHLQHMDTATSQKLTV; from the exons ATGTCCGGGATCCACCGCTTGGGCGCCCTCGCAGCACGATCCCTCGCCCGGCGGGCGTTCTCTCCGCCTCCTATGCATCGCCGGTCCTTCGGCGCCGCGGCGCTGGCGGAGGTGGAGTACTGGACggagtgggaggaggaggagcatggCAGGTACGCGGCCGCAGCGGCCACGGACGCTTGCGGGGAGAGGGAGCCGAGAAGGGTGCAGTGGGTGTTCATGGGGAGCCCCGGGGTGCAGAGGCATGTGTACGCCACGCGCGTGGCGGAGCTCCTCGACGTTCCCTACATCTCGATGGGCTCCCTCGTTCGCCAGGAGCTGAACCCCAACTCCTCCCTCTACAAGaaa ATTGCGAATGTTGTGAACGAAGGGAGGTTGGTGCCAGAGGAAATCATATTTGGGTTGTTGTCGAAAAGGCTCGAGGAAGGATACCAGAGAGGTGAAATTGGATTCATTCTTGATGGAATCCCACGTACGAGGATCCAAGCT GAGATCCTTGATCAAATAGCAAATATAGATTTGGTAGTGAACTTACAATGCCGAGATGACTGCTTGGTGAAGAAACACTTTGGTGCTGATATTTGTTCACACTGTGGGAAAACATTTGATTCTAGCAATTCAGAGTCAACAAGCCTTAATCTCTGTTTGGCTACACGAACACGACATGCACAACTAAAATCATCTGCTGCAGTGGATATGAAGGATTCCTGCATGGAGAAATTCCGTGTCTATTCTGAGCAG ATCAAGCAGTTGGAGGAATACTATATGAAGCAGAAGAAGCTTTTGGATGTCCAAGTGACCGGTGGCCCAGGTGAAACCTGGCAGGGGCTTTTAGCGGCGCTACATCTCCAGCACATGGACACTGCTACTTCACAGAAGCTCACAGTGTAG
- the LOC135595289 gene encoding probable adenylate kinase 7, mitochondrial isoform X2 — translation MSGIHRLGALAARSLARRAFSPPPMHRRSFGAAALAEVEYWTEWEEEEHGRYAAAAATDACGEREPRRVQWVFMGSPGVQRHVYATRVAELLDVPYISMGSLVRQELNPNSSLYKKEILDQIANIDLVVNLQCRDDCLVKKHFGADICSHCGKTFDSSNSESTSLNLCLATRTRHAQLKSSAAVDMKDSCMEKFRVYSEQIKQLEEYYMKQKKLLDVQVTGGPGETWQGLLAALHLQHMDTATSQKLTV, via the exons ATGTCCGGGATCCACCGCTTGGGCGCCCTCGCAGCACGATCCCTCGCCCGGCGGGCGTTCTCTCCGCCTCCTATGCATCGCCGGTCCTTCGGCGCCGCGGCGCTGGCGGAGGTGGAGTACTGGACggagtgggaggaggaggagcatggCAGGTACGCGGCCGCAGCGGCCACGGACGCTTGCGGGGAGAGGGAGCCGAGAAGGGTGCAGTGGGTGTTCATGGGGAGCCCCGGGGTGCAGAGGCATGTGTACGCCACGCGCGTGGCGGAGCTCCTCGACGTTCCCTACATCTCGATGGGCTCCCTCGTTCGCCAGGAGCTGAACCCCAACTCCTCCCTCTACAAGaaa GAGATCCTTGATCAAATAGCAAATATAGATTTGGTAGTGAACTTACAATGCCGAGATGACTGCTTGGTGAAGAAACACTTTGGTGCTGATATTTGTTCACACTGTGGGAAAACATTTGATTCTAGCAATTCAGAGTCAACAAGCCTTAATCTCTGTTTGGCTACACGAACACGACATGCACAACTAAAATCATCTGCTGCAGTGGATATGAAGGATTCCTGCATGGAGAAATTCCGTGTCTATTCTGAGCAG ATCAAGCAGTTGGAGGAATACTATATGAAGCAGAAGAAGCTTTTGGATGTCCAAGTGACCGGTGGCCCAGGTGAAACCTGGCAGGGGCTTTTAGCGGCGCTACATCTCCAGCACATGGACACTGCTACTTCACAGAAGCTCACAGTGTAG
- the LOC135595289 gene encoding probable adenylate kinase 7, mitochondrial isoform X3, which produces MARLRNLRGVISSFSGNSCHCATLGFLKLNVTKHSRTDGVEEEEIEARVSRHCRDPPLRRPRSTIPRPTGVRAAAYAPPVLRRHGAGGGGVLDGVGGAPPRLQWPQMLAIANVVNEGRLVPEEIIFGLLSKRLEEGYQRGEIGFILDGIPRTRIQAEILDQIANIDLVVNLQCRDDCLVKKHFGADICSHCGKTFDSSNSESTSLNLCLATRTRHAQLKSSAAVDMKDSCMEKFRVYSEQIKQLEEYYMKQKKLLDVQVTGGPGETWQGLLAALHLQHMDTATSQKLTV; this is translated from the exons ATGGCTCGGCTTCGTAACCTTAGAGGGGTGATTTCGTCATTTAGCGGCAATTCCTGCCATTGTGCTACGTTAGGGTTTCTGAAACTTAACGTGACTAAGCATTCCCGTACTGACGGCGTCGAAGAGGAGGAGATCGAAGCCCGGGTCAGCCGCCATTGTCGGGATCCACCGCTTAGGCGCCCTCGCAGCACGATCCCTCGCCCGACGGGTGTTCGCGCCGCCGCCTATGCACCGCCGGTCCTTCGGCGCCACGGCGCTGGCGGAGGTGGAGTACTGGACGGAGTGGGAGGAGCGCCGCCGCGGCTGCAGTGGCCACAGATGCTTGCG ATTGCGAATGTTGTGAACGAAGGGAGGTTGGTGCCAGAGGAAATCATATTTGGGTTGTTGTCGAAAAGGCTCGAGGAAGGATACCAGAGAGGTGAAATTGGATTCATTCTTGATGGAATCCCACGTACGAGGATCCAAGCT GAGATCCTTGATCAAATAGCAAATATAGATTTGGTAGTGAACTTACAATGCCGAGATGACTGCTTGGTGAAGAAACACTTTGGTGCTGATATTTGTTCACACTGTGGGAAAACATTTGATTCTAGCAATTCAGAGTCAACAAGCCTTAATCTCTGTTTGGCTACACGAACACGACATGCACAACTAAAATCATCTGCTGCAGTGGATATGAAGGATTCCTGCATGGAGAAATTCCGTGTCTATTCTGAGCAG ATCAAGCAGTTGGAGGAATACTATATGAAGCAGAAGAAGCTTTTGGATGTCCAAGTGACCGGTGGCCCAGGTGAAACCTGGCAGGGGCTTTTAGCGGCGCTACATCTCCAGCACATGGACACTGCTACTTCACAGAAGCTCACAGTGTAG